Proteins encoded in a region of the Haloglomus salinum genome:
- a CDS encoding dihydroorotase yields the protein MLIRNATLADGRVRDVRIEGETIAAVAEDLPAADDEDVLVATGKRLLPGMIDVHVHFRQPGFGHKEDWTTGSKAAAAGGVTTVVDQPNTDPPTTTGDAFDEKAAFARASAVDYGLNGGVTADWDPDSLFDRPLFALGEVFLADSTGDMGIDADLFDDAVARAAAEDVAVTVHAEDADLFADEALDRPDDDADAWSAYRTPEAEAAAVERAGEVAADHDATVHIAHTSTPEGVDAAVDAGLTCEVTPHHLFLSRDDLDQLGTYGRMNPPLRSEARRKALFERLADGTVDVVATDHAPHTREEKDAGIWDAPSGVPGVETALPLLLAAARDGQLSYERVRDVTATNPAEIFGLPSKGRVEAGRDADLVLVDPAETRPIRGLDLHSKCGWTPFEGREGVFPEWTMLRGEVVYDGDANAFAETQGQNVRDDRADGA from the coding sequence ATGCTTATCCGAAATGCCACGCTCGCCGACGGGCGCGTCCGCGACGTCCGCATCGAGGGCGAAACCATCGCCGCCGTCGCGGAGGACCTGCCGGCGGCCGACGACGAGGACGTGCTGGTCGCGACCGGCAAACGCCTCCTCCCCGGAATGATCGACGTTCACGTCCACTTCCGCCAGCCGGGGTTCGGCCACAAGGAGGACTGGACGACGGGCTCGAAGGCAGCCGCCGCGGGCGGCGTCACCACCGTCGTCGACCAGCCCAACACCGACCCTCCCACCACGACGGGCGACGCGTTCGACGAGAAGGCCGCCTTCGCCCGCGCCTCGGCCGTCGATTACGGTCTCAATGGCGGCGTCACGGCCGACTGGGACCCGGACTCGCTGTTCGACCGCCCCCTCTTCGCCCTCGGCGAGGTGTTCCTCGCGGACTCGACCGGCGACATGGGTATCGACGCCGACCTGTTCGACGACGCCGTCGCGCGTGCGGCCGCCGAGGACGTGGCCGTCACCGTCCACGCGGAGGATGCCGACCTGTTCGCGGACGAGGCACTCGACCGGCCCGACGACGACGCCGACGCGTGGAGCGCCTACCGCACACCCGAGGCCGAGGCCGCCGCGGTCGAGCGCGCGGGCGAGGTCGCGGCCGACCACGACGCCACCGTCCACATCGCCCACACCTCCACGCCCGAAGGCGTCGACGCGGCCGTCGACGCGGGCCTGACCTGTGAGGTGACGCCCCACCACCTGTTCCTGTCGCGCGACGACCTCGACCAGCTGGGGACGTACGGTCGGATGAACCCGCCCCTCCGGAGTGAGGCCCGCCGCAAGGCGCTGTTCGAGCGACTCGCCGACGGGACCGTCGACGTGGTCGCGACCGACCACGCGCCCCACACCCGCGAGGAGAAGGACGCCGGCATCTGGGACGCACCCTCGGGCGTGCCCGGCGTGGAGACGGCGCTGCCCCTGCTGCTCGCGGCGGCCCGCGACGGGCAACTCTCCTACGAGCGGGTGCGGGACGTGACCGCCACGAACCCGGCCGAGATATTCGGTCTCCCGTCGAAGGGCCGTGTCGAGGCGGGGCGCGACGCCGACCTCGTCCTCGTCGACCCGGCTGAGACGCGTCCCATCCGGGGACTGGACCTGCACTCGAAGTGTGGCTGGACACCGTTCGAGGGCCGGGAAGGGGTCTTCCCCGAGTGGACGATGCTCCGCGGTGAGGTGGTCTACGACGGCGATGCGAACGCCTTCGCCGAGACGCAGGGGCAGAACGTCCGTGACGACCGGGCTGACGGCGCCTGA
- a CDS encoding DUF7529 family protein, protein MDDETAGTDAHSEASQGDEAPEAGEDVDPGEVPDGATENHWKQLVLEMEQSADEHRKAGWRTTVLHPTASGVIDDDEPGVGVVVQREEFDGLDEVVSVHEIDEYEVLRADLPGEIQFLTILYSADAEVAIFVPAAVDEDRLEGLRTVVDDTFYTHVTPPEDDATVSFTHDDPSLFFPGAGMPRTARTREGTPGTSDRSAAEGTETDPDEDA, encoded by the coding sequence ATGGACGACGAGACCGCAGGGACGGACGCGCACAGCGAGGCGTCCCAGGGTGACGAGGCTCCCGAAGCCGGCGAGGATGTCGACCCGGGGGAGGTCCCCGACGGCGCCACGGAGAACCACTGGAAACAGCTCGTGCTGGAGATGGAACAGTCCGCCGACGAGCACCGCAAGGCCGGCTGGCGGACCACCGTTCTCCACCCGACTGCCAGCGGCGTCATCGACGACGACGAGCCCGGCGTGGGCGTGGTCGTCCAGCGCGAGGAGTTCGACGGGCTGGACGAGGTCGTCAGCGTCCACGAGATCGACGAGTACGAGGTCCTCCGGGCCGACCTCCCGGGCGAGATACAGTTCCTCACCATCCTCTACAGCGCGGACGCCGAGGTGGCCATCTTCGTCCCCGCGGCGGTCGACGAGGACCGGCTCGAGGGGCTCCGTACCGTGGTCGACGATACGTTCTACACCCACGTCACGCCCCCCGAGGATGACGCCACCGTCTCGTTCACCCACGACGACCCGAGCCTGTTCTTCCCCGGCGCCGGGATGCCACGGACGGCCCGAACCCGCGAGGGAACGCCGGGAACGTCGGACCGGTCGGCGGCCGAGGGGACCGAGACGGACCCCGACGAGGACGCGTAG
- a CDS encoding DUF5806 family protein — protein MTDEADGRPEGEPDVDGMGTAPTPRDPGATESAVRRVEAADDPTTPMAPDVPEDVRKYDRFKKMDGATYDRANEFLRDRTYITAREWAIARLCADFRTETGVEMTKIGENLPHLVPFMTDTYSPQAVNQARASFKEKVRKSGATFLYGAMCDFYTAEELDELMYEVTEVAKFLLEVEGVELTVEEELAAEDRIGDVMREVRESSAALRHDHVTCPECGHEIEGDGTNHESDHEPASADD, from the coding sequence ATGACCGACGAGGCCGACGGACGACCGGAGGGGGAGCCGGACGTCGATGGGATGGGAACCGCGCCGACGCCCCGTGACCCCGGGGCGACGGAGTCGGCGGTCCGACGGGTCGAGGCGGCCGACGACCCGACGACACCGATGGCGCCGGACGTCCCCGAGGACGTGCGCAAGTACGACCGCTTCAAGAAGATGGACGGCGCCACCTACGACCGCGCCAACGAGTTCCTCCGGGACCGGACCTACATCACGGCCCGGGAGTGGGCCATCGCGCGGCTGTGTGCGGACTTCCGCACGGAGACGGGCGTCGAGATGACGAAAATCGGCGAGAACCTGCCCCACCTCGTCCCGTTCATGACCGATACCTACTCGCCCCAGGCGGTGAACCAGGCGCGGGCCTCGTTCAAGGAGAAGGTCCGAAAGTCCGGCGCGACCTTCCTCTACGGCGCGATGTGTGATTTCTACACCGCCGAGGAGCTGGACGAGTTGATGTACGAGGTGACCGAGGTCGCGAAGTTCCTGCTGGAGGTCGAGGGCGTCGAGCTGACCGTCGAGGAGGAACTCGCCGCGGAGGACCGCATCGGCGACGTGATGCGCGAGGTGCGCGAGTCCTCGGCGGCACTCCGACACGACCACGTCACCTGCCCGGAGTGTGGCCACGAGATCGAGGGCGACGGTACGAACCACGAGAGCGACCACGAACCCGCCAGCGCGGACGACTGA
- a CDS encoding acyl-CoA thioesterase, protein MPDLVDTRIQNRWMVQPNHANNLGAAHGGNVLKWMDEAGAMSAVRFSGEICVTAHMDEVNFKQPVPVGETAFIDAYVYGAGRTSVKVRTQVYREDLKSGRRELTTNCYMVFVAIDQDNEPVPVPDLTVATEEGERLHAEALADAP, encoded by the coding sequence ATGCCCGACCTCGTCGACACACGCATCCAGAACCGGTGGATGGTCCAGCCCAATCACGCGAACAACCTCGGCGCCGCTCACGGGGGGAACGTCCTGAAGTGGATGGACGAGGCCGGTGCGATGAGCGCCGTCCGTTTCTCCGGGGAGATCTGCGTCACCGCACACATGGACGAGGTGAACTTCAAACAGCCCGTTCCCGTCGGGGAGACGGCGTTCATCGACGCCTACGTCTACGGCGCCGGCCGGACCAGCGTGAAGGTCCGCACGCAGGTCTACCGTGAGGACCTCAAGAGCGGCCGCCGGGAGCTGACGACCAACTGCTACATGGTGTTCGTCGCCATCGACCAGGACAACGAACCGGTCCCGGTCCCGGACCTGACCGTCGCCACCGAGGAGGGCGAACGGCTCCACGCGGAGGCGCTGGCGGACGCACCGTAG
- a CDS encoding helix-turn-helix domain-containing protein → MSVIAEYRLSADRLVLGSTFETVPDIELELERSFATDPDHPILFAWGRGPLDAFERAATDDPTVADLNVLDTVGEKRLYRIAVGDATEVVLYPRWVELGAERLEAWYADDWWHSRTRFPDRDALADYRTYLADNDIAFQLKRLYDAEQATDDDLGLTPEQRETLVLAYEMGYFDIPRGTTTSGLAEELDISNQAISERLRRGYSRLVEQLI, encoded by the coding sequence ATGAGCGTCATCGCGGAGTACCGACTCTCCGCAGACCGGCTCGTCCTGGGGTCGACGTTCGAGACGGTCCCCGACATCGAGCTGGAGCTGGAGCGGTCGTTCGCCACGGACCCGGACCATCCCATCCTCTTCGCGTGGGGCCGGGGGCCGCTGGATGCGTTCGAACGCGCCGCGACCGACGACCCGACGGTCGCGGACCTGAACGTGCTGGACACCGTCGGCGAGAAGCGGCTCTACCGTATCGCCGTCGGCGACGCCACGGAGGTCGTGCTCTACCCGCGGTGGGTCGAACTCGGCGCCGAACGGCTCGAGGCGTGGTACGCCGACGACTGGTGGCACTCCCGGACGCGCTTCCCGGACCGTGACGCGCTCGCCGACTACCGGACCTACCTCGCCGACAACGACATCGCCTTCCAGCTGAAGCGGCTGTACGACGCCGAGCAAGCGACGGACGACGACCTCGGTCTGACGCCGGAACAGCGCGAGACGCTCGTGCTGGCCTACGAGATGGGCTACTTCGACATCCCACGGGGCACCACCACCTCGGGGCTGGCCGAGGAGCTCGACATCTCGAACCAGGCCATCTCCGAGCGGCTCCGCCGTGGCTACAGTCGGCTGGTCGAACAGCTCATCTGA
- a CDS encoding sugar phosphate isomerase/epimerase family protein produces MFTRPDPDPDPVDASVDLDLGFTLPHRDVGSTVEWAASEGFDLVEVLLDGPHARSRADAWRDPLADALDDTGLSLVVHLPFTLDLGSPFGPVRDGAVRECRACLDLAADLGAEKAVFHPASDAWDLGWTDTEVREFVVDGTRRVVRAARERGVTPVPENVIHGPFVAPEFDDLVDALAEDGAADGLGTTFDTAHAVLGDPPVELGEYAAANADRIDHLHLSDTRGGGDEHLPAGMGELDFAGLFAALDGWSGPATLEVGTRDLDSIALGKRHVDRLLGR; encoded by the coding sequence GTGTTCACCCGCCCAGACCCGGACCCGGACCCGGTCGACGCCTCGGTCGACCTCGACCTGGGGTTCACCCTCCCGCACCGCGACGTGGGGTCGACGGTCGAGTGGGCCGCGAGCGAGGGGTTCGACCTCGTGGAGGTACTGCTGGACGGACCACACGCTCGCTCCCGCGCCGATGCCTGGCGCGACCCCCTCGCGGACGCCCTCGACGACACTGGGCTCTCGCTCGTCGTTCACCTCCCGTTCACGCTCGACCTCGGCTCGCCGTTCGGTCCTGTCCGGGACGGGGCCGTCCGCGAGTGCCGGGCCTGTCTCGACCTGGCGGCCGACCTCGGGGCCGAGAAGGCTGTGTTCCACCCCGCCTCGGATGCGTGGGACCTCGGCTGGACCGACACCGAGGTCCGGGAGTTCGTGGTCGACGGGACCCGACGCGTCGTCAGAGCCGCACGGGAGCGGGGCGTCACGCCGGTGCCGGAGAACGTCATCCACGGGCCCTTCGTCGCGCCGGAGTTCGACGACCTGGTCGACGCGCTCGCCGAGGACGGAGCAGCCGACGGCCTCGGAACGACGTTCGACACCGCACACGCAGTTCTGGGGGACCCACCCGTCGAACTGGGCGAGTACGCCGCCGCTAACGCCGACCGCATCGACCACCTCCACCTCTCGGATACCCGCGGTGGCGGTGACGAGCATCTCCCCGCCGGGATGGGCGAACTCGATTTCGCCGGTCTGTTCGCGGCGCTGGACGGCTGGTCGGGTCCCGCGACGCTCGAGGTGGGGACCCGAGACCTCGACAGCATCGCCCTGGGAAAACGGCATGTCGACCGGTTGCTGGGCCGGTAG
- the aspS gene encoding aspartate--tRNA(Asn) ligase, with translation MDNRTYTADAEPGDHVTVAGWAHEIRDLGGIAFLIVRDTTGKIQVKFEKDEMDDDLVETGTEVTRESVVQVTGTVEEEERAPTGVEVVPESVEVIAPAEPELPLDPSGKVDAELPTRLDNRTLDVRRPEAQAIFEIRAEVLRAVRDYFRGEGCTEINTPKIVATGTEGGTELFPVTYFGREAFMNQSPQLFKQLMVGSGLERVFEVGPIFRAEEHNTPRHLNEATMIDFESAFIDHHEAMDVCEGTLMAAYEAVAENCQDELETLDMTEAFEVPDEGFPRLTYEEAIERINATGELDEHLSWGDDLPTEGEKALGDDVGGHYFITDWPAEIKPFYIQDYDDDPEYSKGFDLMHPRMELVSGGQREHRYEELVAGFEQQGLDPDQFEYYTKMFKYGMPPHAGWAYGVERLVMTMLGLANIREAVLFPRDRQRLSP, from the coding sequence ATGGACAACAGAACGTACACCGCGGACGCCGAGCCGGGCGACCACGTGACGGTCGCCGGCTGGGCCCACGAGATCCGCGACCTCGGCGGCATCGCCTTCCTCATCGTCCGGGACACGACCGGCAAGATACAGGTCAAGTTCGAGAAGGACGAGATGGACGACGACCTCGTCGAGACGGGCACCGAGGTCACGCGCGAGTCCGTCGTGCAGGTCACCGGCACCGTCGAGGAGGAGGAGCGCGCCCCCACGGGCGTCGAGGTCGTCCCCGAGTCCGTCGAGGTCATCGCCCCGGCCGAGCCGGAGCTGCCGCTCGACCCCTCCGGGAAGGTCGACGCCGAACTCCCGACCCGCCTGGACAACCGCACCCTGGACGTGCGCCGTCCCGAGGCGCAGGCCATCTTCGAGATCCGCGCCGAGGTCCTCCGCGCGGTGCGTGACTACTTCCGCGGCGAGGGCTGTACGGAGATCAACACGCCGAAGATCGTCGCCACGGGAACCGAGGGCGGGACGGAGCTGTTCCCGGTCACGTACTTCGGGCGCGAGGCGTTCATGAACCAGAGCCCGCAGCTGTTCAAGCAGCTGATGGTCGGCTCCGGGCTGGAGCGCGTCTTCGAGGTCGGGCCCATCTTCCGCGCGGAGGAGCACAACACCCCGCGCCACCTGAACGAGGCGACGATGATCGACTTCGAATCCGCGTTCATCGACCACCACGAGGCGATGGATGTCTGTGAGGGCACCCTGATGGCCGCGTACGAGGCCGTCGCGGAGAACTGCCAGGACGAACTGGAGACCCTGGACATGACGGAGGCGTTCGAGGTGCCCGACGAGGGGTTCCCGCGGCTCACCTACGAGGAGGCCATCGAGCGCATCAACGCGACCGGCGAACTCGACGAGCACCTCTCATGGGGCGACGACCTCCCCACCGAGGGCGAGAAGGCCCTCGGCGACGATGTCGGCGGGCACTACTTCATCACGGACTGGCCCGCGGAGATCAAGCCGTTCTACATCCAGGACTACGACGACGACCCCGAGTACTCGAAGGGCTTCGACCTGATGCACCCGCGGATGGAACTGGTCTCGGGCGGCCAGCGTGAGCACCGCTACGAGGAACTCGTCGCGGGCTTCGAGCAGCAGGGCCTCGACCCCGACCAGTTCGAGTACTACACGAAGATGTTCAAGTACGGCATGCCGCCCCACGCGGGCTGGGCGTACGGCGTCGAGCGGCTGGTCATGACGATGCTCGGCCTCGCCAACATCCGTGAGGCCGTGCTGTTCCCGCGGGATCGCCAGCGACTGAGTCCGTAG
- a CDS encoding DUF4188 domain-containing protein has protein sequence MNVNRERLHAEREGDFVVFLVGMRINRFRAVHRWLPVFLSAPRMVREQEADPVGLLESRSMMVSPREFQFVQYWESFEALRDYAREGEEHRSMWSRFNGELADGAVGIWHETYLVRQDEYETVYRNMPPTGLGAAAGTDHVPASGQRETAGGRLGVTDGSDAPVAPDGGAVTADAGPGAADGSVATDGGDRR, from the coding sequence ATGAACGTGAATCGTGAGCGGCTCCACGCGGAGCGGGAGGGGGACTTCGTCGTCTTCCTCGTCGGGATGCGCATCAACCGTTTCCGGGCGGTTCACCGGTGGTTGCCGGTGTTCCTGAGCGCGCCGCGGATGGTCCGTGAGCAGGAGGCCGACCCGGTCGGGTTGCTGGAGTCCCGGTCGATGATGGTGAGCCCCCGGGAGTTCCAGTTCGTCCAGTACTGGGAGTCGTTCGAGGCACTCCGGGACTACGCCCGCGAGGGCGAGGAACACCGCTCGATGTGGTCACGGTTCAACGGCGAGCTGGCCGACGGCGCGGTCGGCATCTGGCACGAGACCTACCTCGTCCGCCAGGACGAGTACGAGACGGTCTACCGGAACATGCCGCCGACGGGCCTGGGGGCGGCGGCCGGGACCGACCACGTGCCCGCGTCCGGCCAGCGAGAGACCGCCGGCGGGCGGCTCGGGGTGACCGACGGCTCGGACGCGCCGGTCGCACCCGACGGCGGGGCGGTCACCGCCGACGCGGGTCCCGGCGCGGCGGACGGGTCGGTCGCGACGGACGGAGGTGACCGCCGATGA
- a CDS encoding phosphoglycerol geranylgeranyltransferase, translating to MSGTPWSDWTHITKLDPDKELVDGETFGDVCETGTDAIEIGGTTGMTEEKMERVVEACVAHDVPVYIEPSHSGTVVHDEGLDGYLIPIVFNAGDIAWVTGAHKEWVRSDPDIDWGRTHTEAYIVLNPDSSVAEYTQADCNLDAEEVAAYATAAERMFGQDIVYIEYSGTLGDTEKVGAARDALDEATLFYGGGIHDYDSAYQMGEHADTVIVGDLVHDEGADAVRETVEGARDAQAATR from the coding sequence ATGAGCGGCACGCCGTGGTCCGACTGGACCCACATCACCAAGCTCGACCCCGACAAGGAGCTGGTCGACGGGGAGACGTTCGGTGACGTCTGCGAGACCGGCACGGACGCCATCGAGATCGGCGGCACCACCGGGATGACCGAGGAGAAGATGGAGCGGGTCGTCGAGGCCTGCGTCGCCCACGACGTGCCCGTCTACATCGAGCCCTCCCATTCGGGCACCGTCGTCCACGACGAGGGGCTGGACGGCTACCTCATCCCCATCGTGTTCAACGCCGGCGACATCGCGTGGGTCACCGGCGCCCACAAGGAGTGGGTCCGCTCGGACCCCGACATCGACTGGGGCCGGACCCACACGGAGGCGTACATCGTCCTCAACCCCGACTCATCCGTGGCGGAGTACACGCAGGCCGACTGCAACCTCGACGCCGAGGAGGTCGCGGCCTACGCCACGGCGGCCGAGCGCATGTTCGGCCAGGACATCGTCTACATCGAGTACTCGGGGACCCTGGGCGACACCGAGAAGGTCGGCGCCGCCCGCGACGCGCTCGACGAGGCCACCCTCTTCTACGGCGGCGGCATCCACGACTACGACTCCGCCTATCAGATGGGCGAGCACGCGGATACGGTCATCGTCGGCGACCTCGTCCACGACGAGGGCGCCGACGCAGTCCGGGAGACGGTCGAGGGTGCCCGTGACGCCCAGGCCGCGACGCGGTAG
- a CDS encoding TetR/AcrR family transcriptional regulator — translation MSGDEPTGGDVPPAARAEAVQAVRRALAEHGYAGLTTKRIAAESEKSEAFLFYHYDSKEDLVLAFMDWATGRVTDRLEGAEGTPAQQLYGLCDALVGDPGDDIERGTNVAMMELLAHARHNGAFRDRLIAYEEAIIGDTADLIREGIAAGQFRDVDPESTAAFILTLADGTVGAVQALGMTEVGEGVRERLFEYLAREVLAEGVEPPTPGSVSRR, via the coding sequence ATGTCCGGCGACGAGCCCACGGGCGGCGACGTGCCACCGGCGGCCCGAGCGGAGGCGGTCCAGGCCGTCCGGCGGGCGCTCGCGGAGCACGGCTACGCCGGCCTCACGACGAAACGAATCGCCGCCGAGTCCGAGAAGAGCGAGGCCTTCCTCTTCTACCACTACGACAGCAAGGAGGACCTGGTGCTCGCGTTCATGGACTGGGCGACCGGCCGCGTCACCGACCGACTGGAGGGAGCCGAGGGGACCCCGGCACAGCAGCTCTACGGCCTCTGTGACGCGCTCGTCGGCGACCCCGGCGACGACATCGAGCGCGGGACGAACGTCGCGATGATGGAGTTGCTGGCGCACGCACGGCACAACGGGGCGTTCCGCGACCGACTGATAGCCTACGAGGAGGCCATCATCGGCGACACCGCCGACCTCATCCGCGAGGGCATCGCCGCCGGGCAGTTCCGCGACGTGGACCCGGAGTCGACGGCCGCGTTCATCCTGACGCTCGCGGACGGCACCGTCGGCGCGGTCCAGGCACTCGGGATGACCGAGGTCGGCGAGGGGGTCCGCGAGCGCCTCTTCGAGTACCTCGCACGCGAGGTGCTGGCCGAGGGCGTCGAACCGCCGACGCCGGGCTCGGTCAGTCGCCGTTGA
- a CDS encoding SHOCT domain-containing protein, whose product MTRHARLRRFPADSDPGAVAGLVTMLTLGTAFTLAALGVSWFWVVFPVGFGGVMPVAVGAAKRRGHERTSRTDRWHDGRGDRSPGTADEDAALARLRERYANGELDEAAFESRLERLLLTEDTAAARTYASGRGDDRLEGENRAGSDVPPRLNGD is encoded by the coding sequence ATGACTCGGCACGCCCGCCTCCGCCGGTTCCCGGCCGACTCGGACCCCGGAGCCGTCGCCGGACTGGTGACGATGCTGACCCTCGGGACTGCGTTCACGCTGGCGGCACTGGGGGTGAGCTGGTTCTGGGTCGTGTTCCCGGTCGGCTTCGGCGGCGTCATGCCGGTCGCGGTCGGGGCGGCGAAGCGACGCGGCCACGAGCGCACGTCACGGACCGACCGCTGGCACGACGGCCGCGGCGACCGTTCTCCGGGGACGGCCGACGAGGACGCGGCCCTGGCACGCCTCCGCGAACGGTACGCGAACGGTGAGCTAGACGAGGCGGCGTTCGAATCACGGCTGGAGCGCCTGCTGCTGACCGAGGACACGGCCGCGGCCCGCACCTACGCCAGCGGGCGTGGTGACGACCGCCTCGAGGGGGAGAACCGGGCTGGGTCGGACGTTCCCCCGCGTCTCAACGGCGACTGA